The Mycolicibacterium insubricum DNA segment CGACCTCGTAGTCTCAGCCGTCGATACGGCGGGCGCCGAGCTCGTTCTGCAGCAGTTCCAGGGCGACCTCTTCGGGATCGCGCCGTGGGCCCGGGTTGGCGTCGTCGGCTGCGGCCTCGGCGATCATGGTTTCCTCCTCGGCGCGGCGCCGCGACGCCTCGGCCTGCTGACGCTCCTCGGCCGATGGTTGCGACGGGGCCCGCCGCGCTGGTTCGGGGACCGCCGGCGCCGCGCTGCCGACTTCGCAGCGCACCCGCCAGTCCACGCCGAGCGCATCTTTGAGCGCTTCCCGGATCACATCGGTGTTGCGCTGTTCGGACAGCCGTTTCGCCAGCGGCGGCGACTCGTGCATCAACACCAGGGTGCCGTCTTCGATACTCCGCACGGTGGCACCGGACAGCATGACCTCGGTGGTGCGGCTGCGGGCTCTTACCTTGTCGCGCACCGTCGTCCACATGCTGCGCACGGCGGAGGCATCGGGTTCCGCGGGCACGGCGGTGGGCCGCGCCTGGGCCGGTTCCGCCGGTGGGGCGGCCGGGACGGATGCAGCGGGCTGCGCAGGCGGGGTCGGCGCAGCGGGCGGTGCCTGGACGGCCGGCGCGGGGCGCTCTTGAACCGGGCGTTCCGGTACGGGGCGTTCCGGCACTGGGCGTTCCGGCACCGGGCTGGTCTGCGGCGGGCGCGGGGTGGCCCGTTGGGTTTCGGCGCCCCAATCCGGCGGTGCGGACTCGTCCTCGGGCGGAGCCTCGTCCGGCGGAATGTCGGCATCCGCGGGAGCCGGCCGCGGCGCGGGTTGCGGCGGCGCCGGCTGGGCCGGTGGCGCTACCGGTGGCTGGGGCGCACTGCTCACCTGCGGCTCAGCGGGCGGGCGAGGCACCGGAGCGGACTCGGCAGGCGGGGCGATCTGCGCAGGCTGTGCGGGCGGTGCCGATTGCGCCGCGGCGGCCGGCGGGACTGCCGTGGCCGGGGCAGCGGGAGCGGGAGTCTCGGCCGCTGGGCGCCGGCTCGGCCGGGAATACTGCTTGGCCGCGCCGATCACCCCGTCGCCGGCGGGCTGCGATGCGGCGATCTCGCCGGCCGGGACCGCCATGTCCAGCCGCATCTCGACGCGTTCTAGGCGCTGCAGCAACGCTGCCTCGGTGTCGGCGGCCGACGGCAGCAGCAGTCGCGCGCACAGCACCTCCAGCAGCAGCCGAGGGGCGGTCGCGCCGCGCATCTCCCCGAGCGCGGCGTGCGTGACCTCCGCGTAGCGGGTCAGTGTCGCGGTCCCGATCCGCTCGGCCTGGGAACGCATCTTGTCCAGCTCGTAGGCCGGAGCCTCCACCACGCCCCGCGCGGCGGCATCCGGAACCGCCTGCAACACAATGAGGTCCCGGAATCGTTCGAGCAGATCGGTAGCGAACCGGCGTGGGTCGTGACCGGCATCGATCACCGACTCGACGGCCCCGAACAGCGCCGCCGCGTCCGCGGCCGCCAGCGCCTCGACGGCGTCGTCGATCAGCGCGATATCGGTGGCGCCCAGCAGCGCGAGCGCCCGCGGGTAGCTGACGTGGTCGTCCTGGGCGCCAGCCAGCAGCTGGTCCAGCACGCTGAGCGTGTCGCGCGGGGATCCGCCGCCCGCCCGGATCACCAGCGGGTATACCGCCTCGTCGACCCGGACGTCCTCGGCCTCGGTGATCTTCTCGATCAGGGTGCGCATCGTGCGCGGTGCAAGGAGCCGGAACGGGTAGTGGTGGGTACGCGACCGGATGGTCGGCAGCACCTTGTCCGGCTCGGTGGTGGCGAACACGAAGATCAGGTGCTCGGGCGGTTCCTCGACGATCTTGAGCAGCGCGTTGAAGCCCGCGGTGGTCACCATGTGGGCCTCGTCGATGATGAAGATCCGATAGCGTGACTGCGCCGGCGCGTAGAAGGCACGGTCGCGCAGTTCCCGGGTGTCGTCGACGCCGCCGTGGCTGGCCGCGTCGAGCTCGGTGACATCGACGCTGCCGCCGCCGTTGGGTGCCAGCGACACACACGAATCGCACACCCCGCACGGGGTCGGCGTCGGGCCCTGCGCGCAGTTCAGCGAGCGGGCCAGGATCCGGGCCGATGAGGTCTTCCCGCAGCCGCGCGGCCCGGAGAACAGGTAGGCGTGGTTGATCCGGCCCGCACCCAGCGCCGTCGACAGCGGTTCGGTGACGTGCTCCTGGCCGATGACCTCGGCGAACGTCGCCGGACGATATTTACGGTAGAGCGCCACCCAAGCAGGCTACCGACTGGCGCCGACGACCGGTGTTCCGGGAATCACAGAGCCGCGCGCCGGGTGCATCAATGCAACACCGGTGGTCGCCGACAACCGGATGATCCGACTATCGGCCGCCGTAGGTGTTCTCCCGATACACCTACGGCCGAACGCAGTACCAAACCGTGACGAACCAGCCGCTTCGTTTGGATTATCCAAACGAAGCGGCTGGTTCGTCAACATTTGGTACTGCACCCACGGCACGAGCGGGCGTCAGCGGTCCAGCAACGCCTCGGTGGCAGCCAGCAGGGCCGAAGTAGCCAGGCCGTCGATGGCGTTGCGCAGGTCCGGCAGGGACGGGAAGCTCGGCGCGATCCGGATATTGGTGTCCTCGGGATCCCGCTGGTAAGGGAAGGAGGCGCCCGCCGCGGTGACCGCGATACCGGCGTCCTTGGCCAGCGAAACCGTGCGCTTGGCCGTACCGGGCAGCACGTCGAGGCTGACGAAGTAGCCGCCCTTGGGGTCGGTCCAGGACGCCACCTTGGAATCGCCGAACCGCTCCGCCAGAATCTCGGCGACCAGGGCGAACTTCGGCGCCAGGATCTGCTGGTGGGCCAGCATGTGCCGGCGCACCCCGTCCGCGTCGCCGAAGAACCGCAGGTGCCGCAGCTGGTTGACCTTGTCCGGGCCGATCGTCTTCTTCCCGGCGTACGAGCTGTACCAGGCGATGTTGTCCTTCGAGCCGCCGAAGAACGACACCCCGGAACCGGCGAAGGTGACCTTGGAGGTGGACGCGAAGACGTACGGCCGGTTCGGGTAGCCGGCCGCGGCGGCCAGACCGAGCACGTCGACGGGCGCGACGAACTCACCGGTCAGCGTGTGGATGGGGTACGCGTTGTCCCAGAACAACCGGAAATCCGTTGCGGCGGTGGGCATCTGGGCCAGCCGCTGCACCTTCTCGGCGGAGTACACCACCCCGGTGGGGTTGGCATAGACCGGCACGCACCACATGCCGCGGATCGCCGGGTCGGCGGCCACCAGCGATTCGATCAGGTCCAGGTCGGGGCCGTCGTCGAGCATCGGAACGGTGATCATCTCGATGCCCACGGTCTCGGTGATGGCGAAGTGCCGGTCATACCCCGGCGACGGGCACAGGAACTTCACCCCGGTGCCGGCGCGCAACTCGTCGACCCAGGGCCGGGGCGAATCCACCCCGCCGTGCAGCAGCGAATACATCACCGTGTCGTGCATGAATTCCAGGCTGGCGTTGTTGCCGGCGATCAGGTTCGACACCGGGATGCCGAGCAGTTCGCCGAAGATCGCCCGCAGTTCCGGCAGCCCGTGCAGGCCGCCGTAGTTGCGGGTGTCGGTGCCGTCCGCGTCGCGGAAGTCGCCCGGGCCGGGCAGGCCCAGCAGCGCATCGGAGAGATCCAGTTGCTCCGGCGACGGCTTGCCGCGGGTCAGATCCAGCGACAGCTTCTTGGCCTGGAGATCGGCGTAAGCGAGGCGCAATTTTTCGTGTTCGGCCTGCAGTTCAGCGCGGCCGAGGGAATGGAATGACACCGGGGGCCTCTCGCCGGAGGGGGCACGAAGGACGTCAGGGGACCCCGCGCACCCGCCAGAGCCCGTTGACCCTTGCTGCCTTCCGGCCCTGGGGGAGTTCACAGGATGGACGCCGCGCGGGGTCCATCGCAGAGTGTAGTACGACCCCCGCAGGGCCACCCTCCACCGACCCCGGGGCGGCCGGTTCAGTTCGGCGCAACCACCGCGATGCCGTGCGCCCGCGCGGCGTCGGCCATCCGGTCGTCGTAGGTGATCATCCCGGCCAGGTCGTCGCCGAGTTCCAGTGCGGTCGCCACGTGCACGGCGTCCAGGCTGCGAAAGAGCATGGGGTCGAGGTGACCCGCCGCCTCGAACGTCGCCGTGCTCGGGGTGATGAGGGCGAGCCCGTCGAGCACCGCCCGGGCTGCCACCACGCGGTCCAGCGCAACACGTCGGACCGCCCGCAGCAGTTCGGTGCGCGTCAGTTCGCAGGAGACGAGATCGGAATCGGCCTCGGCGATCCAGGCGGTCAGGGCGCTCGTTTCCGGCTCGGCGACGACCAGCTTGACCAGTGCCGATGTGTCGAAGTAGTAGGCCACCGGATCAGTAGCGCTCGGCGTCGCGCATCGCGGCCAACTCGGCCGTCAGGCTGGGGCCGGGGCTCGGCGCGGGGAGCTCCCGGATGTCGCGGCGCGGGGGGCGGGCCCGGCCCGAGGCCAGCAGGCGCTGCAGCGGCGAGGCGGGCAGCGGGGTGAGCTGCGCGACGGGACGCCCGCGGTCGGTGACGATGATCGTCTCGCCCGCGGCGGCCTCGGCGACGACGGCGGAGGCGTTCTGTTTGAGGGCCCGGATCCCCACCTCGGTCATGTGCTTCATTGTAGCTCAATGTGCTGCGCTAGACTCTGCGGCGGAGGATTCGCCTAGTGGCCTATGGCGCTCGCCTGGAACGCGGGTTGGGTTAACAGCCCTCAGGGGTTCAAATCCCCTATCCTCCGCACCTGATCCGGGTGCCCGCAGATGCGTTCAGTACCGTTGCGGGCACCCGGATCGTTTTTGTCGCGGCCACCGCGGCGCCGGGCCGGTGCCGACGTCCGCCCGAGGAGGAATATGACGCGCAGGCTGTTCGTCGTCTGGCACACGCTGACCCTCCTGATCGCCGCGGTGTTGTTCTTCCTGTTCACGCTGCCGCGCTGGTGGGAGTTCGCCGGCAGCGTGTCGCACACCACCGGCACCGTCCTGCGCATCGTGACCGGAGCGCTGGTGGCCTCGCTGGCCGCCCCGACGTACCTGGACCTGGTGCGCGTGCGGCGCCCGGAACTGCGGACCCCGCAGCTGTCGCTGACCCTGCACTGGTGCTCGATCGTCGGGAGCGCGCTGTCCGGGTTGACCATCGCCGGGATCGCCGTCGCCGAGATTCCGGTCCCGCTGGAGAAGGCCGGGGCGTGGTTCTTCGCCGGGTACGCCGGCGCCGCCGCCGCGGCACTGCTGGCCTCGCTGGCCTTCTACCTGGCGTTTGCCGCCGAGACGGCGCCGAAGGTCAAGCCGATCAAGCCGCTGAAGGCGGGCCTCACCTCCGGCTCCGACGACTCCGACGACGCCGAGTCCGTCGACGACGAGACAGAGCGCGGGGCCGGCGACACGGCCGCCGAGCTTGTCGTGGTGGAGGTCGATGAGGTCGACGTCGTCGTCGTGGAGGACGCCGACGGCAACCAGGAGGTCGTTGTCGCGGAAGCCCACGAGGTGATCGTGGTGGAGAGCCAGGAGCCCACCGCAGAGGAACCCGGGGAGAAACCCGAGGACGCCCCGGTGTCATCCTGGAAACCCGAGGAAACCGAGGCCAAGGCCGACAAGCCCGCCGGGAAGACCCGCCGGCTGCGCAACCGCCGCCCCCAGCGCTGAAGCACCCCGGCGGACAAGCGTCGCCTCCGCCGAAACCGCCCACCGCTGCGCATCACCCCGATACGCTGAGCGAGTGCTCAACAATTCCCAGCGCACCGCCCCGTACCGCGTCGTGCAGTGGACCACCGGAAACGTCGGCAAAAGCTCGGTCAAGGCCGTGGCGGCCAACCCCAACCTGGAGCTAATCGGCTGTTACGCCTGGTCACCCGACAAGGCTGGGCGCGACGTCGGCGAACTCGTCGGCATCGAACCGCTCGGCGTGACGGCCAGCAACGACGCCGACGCCCTGCTCGCGCTCAAGCCCGACGTCGTCGTCTACAACCCGATGTGGTGCAACGCCGACGAGTTGGTGAAGATCCTGGAATCCGGCGCCAACGTGGTGGCCACCGCGTCGTTCATCACCGGCCACAACCTCGGCGCCGACCGGGACCGGATCATCGCGGCCTGCGAACGCGGCGGGTCGACCATCCTCGGCTCGGGCATCAGCCCCGGCTACATCGAGCTGCTGGCCATTGTGTCGGCGATGATCTCCGACCGGGTCGACAAGGTCACCGTGACCGAGGCCGCCGACACCACCTTTTACGACTCCCCCGAGACCGAGAAGCCCGTCGGCTTCGGCCGCCCGATCGACGACCCGGAGCTGCCTGCGATGACCGCCAAGGGCACCGGGGTGTTCGGCGAGGCCGTCCGGCTGGTCGGCGACGCTCTGGGCGTCGAGCTCGACGAGGTGCGCTGCGACGCCGAGTACGCCCAAACCACCGCCGACCTGGATCTCGGTTCGTGGACCATCGGCGCCGGCTGCGTGGCCGGGGTGTTCGCCTCGTGGAAGGGCATCAAGAACGGGAAGACCCTGGTGGAGCTGACCGTCCGGTGGCGCAAGGGCCAGACCCTGGAGCCGGACTGGAAGATCGACCAGGACGGCTGGGTGATCCAGGTCGACGGCCGCCCGACGGTCAAGACGGTCGTCAGTTTCGCCCCGCCGGCCGATTTCGCCGCCGAGACGCTGGCCGACTTCATGGAGATCGGCCACATCATGACGGCCACCCCGCCGATCAATGCGATCCCGGCCGTCGTCGCCGCAGCTCCGGGTATCGCCACCTACAACGACCTGCCGCTGACGCTGCCGTTCGGGGTGGCGGCCATCGGCTGATACTCCCCGGTAACGCCGGGGCCCGATTCGCCGACAGACAGACATGGTCGTGAACGAACCTCTCCGTCGACGGCTGCCCAAATGGCCGGCCCTGATCGTGGCCGCGCTGCTCACCGTGGCGGCCCCGCTGGCCGCGCCCGCGACGGTGCACGCCAACCCGACCACCCAGGTCGACGCGAACGTGGTCGCCGCCCAGGTGGAGCCCGGGCTGGTGCAGATCGACACCCTCAACGACTTCCAGGGCCTGGTCGGCAACGGCACCGGCATCATCCTGTCGTCCGACGGGGTGGTGCTGACCAACCACCACGTCGTGCAGGGCGCGAACTCCATCAGGGCCACCAGCGTGGCCACCGGCCAGGTGTTCGACGCCGACGTGCTCGGCTATTCGCGCACCAACGACGTCGCCGTCATCGCCCTGCGCGGCGCGGCGGGTCTGCCGGTCGCACCGCTGGGTTCGTCGTCGAGCCTGGCGCTGGGTGACGCGGTGCTGACCATCGGCAACGCCAACGGCACCGGGCACCCGCTGACCCGGGAAACCGGCAAGATCACCAGCCTCAGCCGCGTGGTCGACGTCTCCGACGAGACCACCAACACCTCCCACGAGATGGGCGGGCTGATCGAGTCGTCGACCAACCTGCGCGCCGGGGATTCCGGTGGCGCGCTGGTCAACACGGCGGGCCAGGTCGTCGGCATGAACGCGGCCGCCACCATCAACTACCGCCTCGACGGCGGGTCCGATCCCGCCGGCGAGGGCTTCGCGATCCCGATCGACAAGGCCGTCGCCCTGGCCAACGAGATCCGCTCCGGCGCCGGCACCCCGTATGTCCACATCGGGCCGTCGGCGATGATCGGCATCGGCATCGACGCCGGCGGGCGTAACCGGCCCGACGGGCTGCCCGTGCGGTCGGTGCTGCGCGACGGACCCGCGGCCCAGGTCGGGCTGGTGCCCGGTGACACGCTGCGCGCCATCGACGGGACCCCCATCGACTCGGCAAATACCCTGACCGGTCTGCTCGACCAGCGCCACGGCGGCGACGTGGTCACCATGGAGTGGACGGATCGTTCCGGGACGCCGCAGAGCGCGGCGGTCACCCTGGTACCCGGCCCGGTCAGCTGACCGGATCACTACAGGTTCCGAGCAACAGCGGGACCGCCGCCGCCGTCGGCCACCACGGTCAGGCCGACGGGCTCCCCCTTTGCACCCACGGGTCCGGCGCCCTGGTCCGAGGCCGATGCCCGGGGTTCGACGACGGGTTCCTCCACTCTGGGTCTTTCGGTGTCCTAGTCGACGAACTCGTAGCGGTAGCCGCGATCGGAAGCGGTCGCCGCGCAGTGCGCGCGCCCGATGGCCAGGGCGGGGGTGGCCGTCGGCAATTGCAGCGCGGCGGCGCCGGCGATTCCCTGGTAGCGGGTCATCACCGCGGCGGCCCGCGCTGGTTGCGGTGTGGCGCGACGGCGGGGGGATCGGGGTCCAGTTCGTCTTCGCAGAGTCGGGAATATACCCCCATGGGTATCGGTTCTTGATGGTGTCACATCAGACATGCGGG contains these protein-coding regions:
- a CDS encoding DNA polymerase III subunits gamma/tau, with product MALYRKYRPATFAEVIGQEHVTEPLSTALGAGRINHAYLFSGPRGCGKTSSARILARSLNCAQGPTPTPCGVCDSCVSLAPNGGGSVDVTELDAASHGGVDDTRELRDRAFYAPAQSRYRIFIIDEAHMVTTAGFNALLKIVEEPPEHLIFVFATTEPDKVLPTIRSRTHHYPFRLLAPRTMRTLIEKITEAEDVRVDEAVYPLVIRAGGGSPRDTLSVLDQLLAGAQDDHVSYPRALALLGATDIALIDDAVEALAAADAAALFGAVESVIDAGHDPRRFATDLLERFRDLIVLQAVPDAAARGVVEAPAYELDKMRSQAERIGTATLTRYAEVTHAALGEMRGATAPRLLLEVLCARLLLPSAADTEAALLQRLERVEMRLDMAVPAGEIAASQPAGDGVIGAAKQYSRPSRRPAAETPAPAAPATAVPPAAAAQSAPPAQPAQIAPPAESAPVPRPPAEPQVSSAPQPPVAPPAQPAPPQPAPRPAPADADIPPDEAPPEDESAPPDWGAETQRATPRPPQTSPVPERPVPERPVPERPVQERPAPAVQAPPAAPTPPAQPAASVPAAPPAEPAQARPTAVPAEPDASAVRSMWTTVRDKVRARSRTTEVMLSGATVRSIEDGTLVLMHESPPLAKRLSEQRNTDVIREALKDALGVDWRVRCEVGSAAPAVPEPARRAPSQPSAEERQQAEASRRRAEEETMIAEAAADDANPGPRRDPEEVALELLQNELGARRIDG
- a CDS encoding aminotransferase class I/II-fold pyridoxal phosphate-dependent enzyme, with translation MSFHSLGRAELQAEHEKLRLAYADLQAKKLSLDLTRGKPSPEQLDLSDALLGLPGPGDFRDADGTDTRNYGGLHGLPELRAIFGELLGIPVSNLIAGNNASLEFMHDTVMYSLLHGGVDSPRPWVDELRAGTGVKFLCPSPGYDRHFAITETVGIEMITVPMLDDGPDLDLIESLVAADPAIRGMWCVPVYANPTGVVYSAEKVQRLAQMPTAATDFRLFWDNAYPIHTLTGEFVAPVDVLGLAAAAGYPNRPYVFASTSKVTFAGSGVSFFGGSKDNIAWYSSYAGKKTIGPDKVNQLRHLRFFGDADGVRRHMLAHQQILAPKFALVAEILAERFGDSKVASWTDPKGGYFVSLDVLPGTAKRTVSLAKDAGIAVTAAGASFPYQRDPEDTNIRIAPSFPSLPDLRNAIDGLATSALLAATEALLDR
- a CDS encoding type II toxin-antitoxin system VapC family toxin codes for the protein MAYYFDTSALVKLVVAEPETSALTAWIAEADSDLVSCELTRTELLRAVRRVALDRVVAARAVLDGLALITPSTATFEAAGHLDPMLFRSLDAVHVATALELGDDLAGMITYDDRMADAARAHGIAVVAPN
- a CDS encoding type II toxin-antitoxin system Phd/YefM family antitoxin; translated protein: MTEVGIRALKQNASAVVAEAAAGETIIVTDRGRPVAQLTPLPASPLQRLLASGRARPPRRDIRELPAPSPGPSLTAELAAMRDAERY
- a CDS encoding NAD(P)H-dependent amine dehydrogenase family protein, producing MLNNSQRTAPYRVVQWTTGNVGKSSVKAVAANPNLELIGCYAWSPDKAGRDVGELVGIEPLGVTASNDADALLALKPDVVVYNPMWCNADELVKILESGANVVATASFITGHNLGADRDRIIAACERGGSTILGSGISPGYIELLAIVSAMISDRVDKVTVTEAADTTFYDSPETEKPVGFGRPIDDPELPAMTAKGTGVFGEAVRLVGDALGVELDEVRCDAEYAQTTADLDLGSWTIGAGCVAGVFASWKGIKNGKTLVELTVRWRKGQTLEPDWKIDQDGWVIQVDGRPTVKTVVSFAPPADFAAETLADFMEIGHIMTATPPINAIPAVVAAAPGIATYNDLPLTLPFGVAAIG
- a CDS encoding S1C family serine protease — encoded protein: MNEPLRRRLPKWPALIVAALLTVAAPLAAPATVHANPTTQVDANVVAAQVEPGLVQIDTLNDFQGLVGNGTGIILSSDGVVLTNHHVVQGANSIRATSVATGQVFDADVLGYSRTNDVAVIALRGAAGLPVAPLGSSSSLALGDAVLTIGNANGTGHPLTRETGKITSLSRVVDVSDETTNTSHEMGGLIESSTNLRAGDSGGALVNTAGQVVGMNAAATINYRLDGGSDPAGEGFAIPIDKAVALANEIRSGAGTPYVHIGPSAMIGIGIDAGGRNRPDGLPVRSVLRDGPAAQVGLVPGDTLRAIDGTPIDSANTLTGLLDQRHGGDVVTMEWTDRSGTPQSAAVTLVPGPVS